GGGCGTCGTTTTCATGGAATGCCTGAAAAGCAAGACCGGTTGCTTCAAATATGTTCAAGTGGGCTTGAACATTCGCGGATGCGGAGAAAATAGCAGCATGATTGGCAGGAGACAGCGTCAGAAATCTATTCGAGTTGATAACTGCGCTTACATCGGGTTCGACTTGAATTGCTTTTGCCCCGGAGTTTGTAACACTGGTGAACAAATTTGAATCAATACGAACCGGCACGGCTCCTTCACTTTGGCATTGAACGACAACGGGAGTAATTTCAACAAGCTGAGAGAAGATGTTTCCGGTAATCAAAAGCGTCAAGTCGCAATTTCGACTTGCATACAGCGCAAACGTGGCGAATTGACCCGGCCCGAACTGGCTGTAAGATATTGTCCCGCTCCCCTCAACTAATCCCACAAAGGCGCTTGCATTGGGCGAAGAACCGCTAAATGAACAGAATGTAACGAGCAAGCTGTCGCCGGAAGCAAGCAGATGATATCCAGTTGTATTCCCCTGAAATCTACAATCGGAAAACTGGCTTCCTCTTGCGCAGTTCACCAGTGCAAATCCCGAACCCGAAAAAAAGGAGTTCCTTGCCAAAACCCGGTGCTCTTCCGCGCTGACACATCCGACTGGATTGTCGAGAAAGCGGCAAGAGTCCAGCTCAATCAATTGACCTGCGCTCTCGATTCTGATAATCCCGTAGTAAGTCGAATCAAATAGGCAATTTTTCAAAGCCAAATGAAACACTTCTCCAAGAATGCCGCCCTCTGAATCACGGGGATACATCTGGCTTCCGTTTCGAAAGCCTATTCTCTCAATACGCACAAACGGAACCGCCTGAAGAAAGTTCAGGCAGGCTATTTCATCCGGATGCGGTAAGGAAGAGGGGTCAACGACTGGCAAGTTGCCGAGTGCGGAGTCAGGCTGTACGTCACCAATGAGCGAAAATGAAACTAACGGGGCACGAAGGGCTTCGGCATAGAGACCGGAAGCGACCAGCACGGTGTCGTTCAGTTGAACATTCTGCAGCGCGGACTGAATGGAAGGATATTCAGTCGGAACCCTGAGAACGGAAGCTTGGGATGCGGCACACAGCGAAATGACCGCAAATAGACAGGTCAATCGGTGATTCATGCCTTAAAGATAGAGCAGAAAGTCCGCGGAGTCAATAGTTTTTTGACAGGCAAAGAAAAAGCAGCTGTGCCGTAGGCGCAGCTGCTTGAGTTTGCGGAAGTTGCGAACAGAAGAACTACTCTTTGCCGCGCTTTTTCAATTCCTTGTCAATCCAATAAATGGACGACGGTGAATCTTTCAACGTTTCGAGTTTGTCGAGAACGGATTTGGCGTTGGCTTCCTCTTCGACTTGCTCTTCGATGAACCACTGAAGCATCACTTGCGACTTGTAACACTTTTCGGCAAGAGCGACCGAGTAGCAGTCGTGAATATTCTTGGTGATCTTCTGCTCGTGTTTCAAGGAAGCGCGAAAGACATCCACAGCGGACTTGATATTGAGCTTCGGCTTTTCGATACCGGTCAAAACGACTTCGTGTTCATTGTCAATCAGGAAGTCATGTATCTTCATGGCGTGCTCGCGCTCTTCTTCGGCCTGATGCTTCATCCAATTGGAAAAGCCTTCGAGATTGTTGGCCTTGGACCATGCGGCGAGTTGAAGATAGACGTACTCGCTTTCGAGTTCATGATTGACTTGCGCGTTCAGCGCTTCATACATTTTCTTGGATAGCATTGTCGGTGCTCCGTATACTTAAGATGTGAAAAAGAAGTGCAAAAATCAATGCGGCGAAACCAGCTTGCGGTGCCGCCACGAATAGGTGAACAGAATAATCCCCGTCAGCAGCACAGCGCCGCTGATGTAAATCTCGAGCACGTGTTCCAAATCATCGGCCACAAACCCGAAGCCCATGATGCCAAGCAGAATCAGCGTTCCTCCCGCCCACAGCCCCTTGTTTGAGGAAACAGGATGATGCGTCCGCTGTGCTCGAATCGAGAGTGCGATGAATATGATTCCGGCCAGCAGAATTGCACTGACGGCAATCAGCTCGCCCGGATGCCGCAGGTCATCGGCGATGCCCGTGAAACCGAACAATCCGGTCAAAACCATCAGCGAGCCAAACCAAAGCAGCTTGTCTTTCATGACGGCCTCCTTGATATTTCTTAAAGCTCAAAGAGTTACAAAAGGTTCCCCCAAACACAACGGGGTGAGCTATCAGCTCACCCCGTAAACTAAGTAAAATTCAGGACAAAGGCAAACTATTTTGGCAAGTTCGTTCCCTGAGCCCTCTGCAGCGAGATGGAGTCGTCACGGAACGTGATATGATAAAAGCCCTTCTCCTGTGCAGGGATGATATCCGGATCAGTATAGGTTCGCGCGCTGGTGGAATCAATCAGCGTGAATGGTCCGCCTGCCGCCGCACGATAAATGTAATACTGATCTATGTTCTCCGGAAACTCCCAATACAGAATAACACTGTTGCCGCTGGGAATAATCGACAGCAACGGACCGACCAGCAAGGAATCGTATTCGGGCGCCGACCAGCGTCCGAGATTATCCTGCACACGAATGCCGACCCGATAGTATCCGACATTAAATCCGGTGAAAAGATGCACGATCGGTTCTTCACTCTCATTCCACTCGCCGTCCTCCGGCAACGGAATCGCAATGCCGTTTCCTATTCCGGGATCGCTGTTCACGAACATCTCCGCGGCTGCAATGGTCCTTGCTTCGGATTCAGCCCATGGCGATGTCACGATGAACGGCACGCGATGCGCCGGTCCCGTTCGTCCCAAATCATCTGTCGCGCGAATGCTCATTTGATGTAAGCCGATGTAAAGCGAATTCGTCGCTATCAATTCACTGATGTTCACGAACGGCGCATCGGGGCAATCCATCAGCATCGGAGAATTAGCGTCCACCCAATACTCGTAACTGACGATATTGCGAGTCAACTCAGCGACGGAATTTACCGGCAGCAGCGTGCTGGTGAAGGCACCCACTCGGCCGAGGTCATCCGTCACGCGAAACTTAATCCTATGTAAAGTGCCGGGCGAAAGCCCGTCGGTGGCAATCATCTGCGACAACGGCACGCTTGCTCCATCGACGAGGTCAACAGCGATGGGTTCTCCGTTGTCAACCGCATACTCAAACTGCGTGACCAAACGCGCCTGTTCATTCGGCGGAGCGACCGCCAGAAAACCACAGTGTGCAAGACCAACCCGGCCTGTGTTGTCTGAAACCCGGATATTGACTTTATGGAGCACACCGGGCGCAAGAGATACCGTTGAGAGCAGCTGTTCAAGGCTCACGATTTCCGCGTCGTCGATGTCGATCGCTGTAAACTCCCCGCCATCCACCGACCACTCGAACTGTGTGACAAGCAGTGGCGAATGCGCGATGGGTGCGACAATCAGAAATTGCGCACTTGGTCTGCTCCATACTCCGCCGTCCGTGCGAACGCGCAGCATCATGCGATAGAGATTGGGCGCAAGACCGGCTGTGGAAATCTGCCACGCCAGCGCGACCGAATCATCCGCCGCAGTCACGGAAATTGCCGTGCCCATGCCTTCGCCCGGATCCGTGCCGATAAAATACTCCGCCTGTGTGATTGTTTGGGCAAGGCAAGTTGCTGAGAGCACAAGGCAGAGCACGAGAAGAACTCTGTTCATGAGATGTTCCTCCTTGTGATTTCTTATTGCGGTCCCACGCGCCCGATAGCGGTCGCGTTGACAGGAGTGCCTTGTCCGGCGACATTGGGAGTGTTCACGATGTTCACAGCCCACGGATAGTTGGGCACACCGTTGTCAATCAGTGGTCTGGGACCTCCATACACTCCGACGTCGGAGCGAGAGCCATCGACATCCAGCAAACCGGGATTCCCGCCGTCAATCAGATTGCTTCCGCCTACGAGATGCAAATCCGTCGTACCGATGACGTAATTTGCAGCCGGGTCATAATTGACAAACGGATTAGCTGCAATGACGAGCGGATTAGTACCCGGAGCCGCAGGTGTCGCGGGTGAAGCATTGTAGTCAATCACGCTGCTGCCGGCAATGGTTCCCCAAGAGGCTGTTCCACCCGTGAAGTCGTAAGCCGCATTATTGATAATAACCGCGGCGGGAGAACCGGCAGGCATACTGAAAATATCATCCCAGTTGAGGAAGGTGCAGTTATAGACTTCAAGGGAGCCTGTATAGGCGTTTGCAGAGCCGATTGCCCAACCGTTGCCGTTGCTGACAGTGATGTTTGAAACCAACACACAGTTTCTGATAACACCGCCCGAGCGTGGACCATCCATTGCATTAGCATACTGATAATAATTGATGAGGATGCAATCTTCGAGAAAAAGTCTTCCGGCTGAAGTCGAAGTCCACGTGACCGTGTTCTGACCCGAACCGCCGACGAGCAGACAGCGTCGTGCCGTGATGGAGTCAGCACCGTTTGTGGTCGAGTAAAGACAAACGGAGGACGATGAGGATGTGATGCGAACTCCCTCAATGGAGGTTCCGCTGCCTGCGCTGCTGTTGAAGTTGAAGAGCACGCCGGACAAATAGATGTTCGTCTGGTCCCAGCCCGCTCCAATCCAAACACAGCGCTTGTTAACGCTGATGTTGAAGCCCTCAACGAAGTAGCCCGGGCCGATTAGAATCGTGTCACCGGCCACGGCGGCGGTGAACGCCGAGCTGGGCAGCGTATAAGAGCCTGCACCGGTTTGTGAAACATAGCGAATGGCTGCATCCGCCGCAGTGCCGCAGAAGAAGAGCAATGCGGCGACAATAATCATGAATGTTTTCATAACAAAGCCTTTCCCTGTAAAGACGCATAACTGTTCCATTCCCCGCCTCAATTCAAATTGAATCATTTGCAACACCGAAGTAAAGTGTCAAACTCACATATCGATATGTGTCAACTGCGCGGAAAAGCATTCAAAGTTGATTGCACACGACAGATATTGAGGATTGCAGTTCGCGCGCATGCCTCAAAGCAAAAGAGCGCACCAAAATGATGCGCTCCTTTCAACACGATAAAGTGTTATTGCAGACTATCTGAGCACCGGCGTTCCGGGTGGCTGTTGGATTGAAATGGAATCATCGCGGAAGGTGACGGTGTAGAAACCCTGCGACTGAGTCGAAATGATACCCGTATCGGTGTACGTCCGAGCGGTCGTTGAGTCAATCGTCGTATACGGTCCGGCTGTCGCGGGTGCGCGCTGGATGTAATACTGGTCAATGCCGTCGGGGAATTGCCAATTCAGGATGACATCATTTCCCGAGGCGCTGATAACCAGAATCGGACCGACCAAGAGAGAATCATATTCAGCTTGTGACCAGCGACCATCATCCGTTTGCACGCGGAAACCGACGCGGTAGTAGCCCACCGGGAAGTCGGTATAGACTTGCAGGAAATCTTCCGTGCCTTCATCGAACGCGCCATCTTGCGGAAGCGGAATATCAATACCGTTACCAACACCCGGGTCGACTCCGACAAAGACTTCAGCGGCGACGACGGTGTGATTGATTCCACCGACGAACGGTGAGCTGACAATCAGAAATGCGCGATGCACGGGGCCGATTCTGCCCAGATCATCGATGGATCGGAAGTCCACGGTGTGGAGTCCGATGGCGAGCGCGTTAGTGGCGATCATCTCGCTGAAGTTGATAATCCCGTTGTCGGGATAATCGAACGTGACAAACGAACCGCCGTCAATGCGATACTCCATGCTTGTCACGAGACGTGGCGAGCTGCCCGACGTATTTGATATCACGAGGTAGCCGTCATGCACCGGACCGAT
This bacterium DNA region includes the following protein-coding sequences:
- a CDS encoding T9SS type A sorting domain-containing protein, whose amino-acid sequence is MNHRLTCLFAVISLCAASQASVLRVPTEYPSIQSALQNVQLNDTVLVASGLYAEALRAPLVSFSLIGDVQPDSALGNLPVVDPSSLPHPDEIACLNFLQAVPFVRIERIGFRNGSQMYPRDSEGGILGEVFHLALKNCLFDSTYYGIIRIESAGQLIELDSCRFLDNPVGCVSAEEHRVLARNSFFSGSGFALVNCARGSQFSDCRFQGNTTGYHLLASGDSLLVTFCSFSGSSPNASAFVGLVEGSGTISYSQFGPGQFATFALYASRNCDLTLLITGNIFSQLVEITPVVVQCQSEGAVPVRIDSNLFTSVTNSGAKAIQVEPDVSAVINSNRFLTLSPANHAAIFSASANVQAHLNIFEATGLAFQAFHENDARFNYWGDSTGPYHPTLNPNGLGDRVSDSVLFDPWYPDTSFLIDAAEERVELPEQFQLSVFPNPFNSTARLMLFAPEPFIGSITLTNILGQQVRELHRGPLYGQETFLIAADALPSGIYLLSVRDVIRNTVNSTHKIALIR
- a CDS encoding ferritin, which gives rise to MLSKKMYEALNAQVNHELESEYVYLQLAAWSKANNLEGFSNWMKHQAEEEREHAMKIHDFLIDNEHEVVLTGIEKPKLNIKSAVDVFRASLKHEQKITKNIHDCYSVALAEKCYKSQVMLQWFIEEQVEEEANAKSVLDKLETLKDSPSSIYWIDKELKKRGKE